The sequence below is a genomic window from Variovorax paradoxus B4.
GCAAGGGCGACCGCTTCGCCGTGGTGTACGAAACCTTCGAGGCCGACGGCCAGGCGCTGCGCAGCGGCCGCGTGCTTTCGGCCGAGTTCGAGAGCGGCGGCAAGGTGCACCAGGCCGTGTGGTTCCAGCCCCCGGGCCAGAAGGGCAGTTATTACCGCCCGAACGGCGACAGCCTGCGCAAGGCCTACCTGAGCTCGCCGGTCGAGTTTTCGCGCGTGTCGAGCGGCTTCGCGATGCGCATGCACCCGATCCTCAACAGCTGGCGCCAGCACAACGGCATCGACTTCGCAGCCCCCACGGGCACCGCGGTGCGCAGCGTCGGCGACGGCACGGTCGATTTTGCCGGCACGCAAAACGGCTACGGCAACATCGTCATCATCAAGCACCGCAACAACCAGCAGACGGCCTACGCCCACCTGAGCCGCATCAACGTCAAGGCTGGCGAGAGCATCAGCCAGGGCCAGACGATCGGCGCCGTGGGCTCCACCGGCTGGGCCACGGGCCCTCACCTGCACTTCGAGTTCCGCGTGAACGGCGAATACCAGGACCCCACCTCCATCGCGCAAGAGGGCGGCGCCCCCATCACTGCGTCCATGCGCCCGGCCTTCGAGCGCATGGCGGTCGGTGCGCGCACCGAACTGGCCGCCGCGTTCTCGGTCATCCAGGCCAGCGCGGACTGAGCCCGGCGCGCGGCTCGCCTTCCATATTGCGATGGCCGCCGAACTGTTCATCGGCCTGATGTCCGGCACCTCGCTCGACGGGGTCGACGGCGTGCTGGCCGATTTCGCGGACGGCCGCATCGCCGTGCGGGCCTATGCCACGGCGCCCTTTCCAGCGGCGCTGCGCACCGAGCTGATGGCGCTCAACACCCCCGGCGACAACGAACTTCACCGCGCCGCGCTCGCCGGCAACGGCCTGGCCCGGATCTATGCCGGCGTGGCCAATCAGCTCCTGGCGGACGGCGGCATTCCCGCCAGCCAGGTGACCGCCCTCGGCGCGCACGGGCAAACGGTCCGCCACCGGCCCACCGAGTTCGACGGCGTCGGCTACACCCTGCAGGTCAACAACCCCTCGCTGCTGGCCGAGCTGACCGGCATCGACGTGGTCGCGGACTTCCGCAGCCGCGACCTGGCGGCAGGCGGACAGGGCGCACCGCTGGTGCCGGCCTTCCATCGCGCGCTGTTCGCACGCGCCGACGAACCCGTTGCGGTGCTGAATGTCGGCGGCATCTCCAACCTGAGCCTGCTGCCCGCGGCCAACGCGCCGGGAGACCCGGCGGTGCTTGGCTTCGACTGCGGCCCCGGCAATGCCTTGATGGACCACTGGTGCCAGCTCCATACCGGCCAGCCCTTCGACCGCGGCGGGCAATGGGCAGCGAGCGGGCAGGTGCTGCCCGACCTGCTCGCCCGGCTGCAGGCTGATCCGTATTTTGCGAAGGCACCTCCCAAGAGCACCGGGCGTGACCTGTTCAATCCCGCATGGCTGTCCGCCGGCCTGGGCCCGGCCACGGGCGCGGCGCCGGCCGACGTGCAGGCCACCTTGACCGAGTTCACCGCCAGCGTCTGTGCAGCCGACGTTGTTCGCTATGGAAACAATAGCAAACTGCTGGTCGTTTGTGGCGGCGGGGCGCTGAATGATCATCTGCTCGAGCGCCTGCGCGCACGCTTGCCCGGCGTGGAAGTGGCCGCCTCCACGGCGCACGGCCTGCCCCCGCTGCAGGTCGAGGCCGCGGCTTTTGCCTGGCTGGCCCGAAGCACGGTGCGGCGTGAAGCAGGCAACCTGGCCAGCGTGACCGGCGCAAGGGGCGCCCGCGTGCTCGGAGCGGCCTACCCCGCCTGACGGGGCGGGTCATCACCCCTGGCCTGAAACCTCCGGCTGTGCAGGATGCGCCGCGCGCACCTCTGCCGGCAAATGCCAGAAAATCAGTGCAGAGGCGATCGTGACGAGCCCCATGCTCGCAAAAGTGGCCTGGAAGGCATCGAGCGTCTGCTTCGCCGTCTCCAGGCCAAAAACGCCGGTATAGCCGGCCAGCACCGCGCTCGCGGCGGCCACGCCGAGGCTCATTGCGAGCATCTGGACCATCGACAACAGGCTGTTGCCGCTGCTGGCCATGCCTCCGTCCAGGTCCTTCAGCGTGATCGTGTTCATGGCGGTGAACTGAAGCGAGTTGACGGCACCGAAGACCAGCAATTGCAGGATGTGCAGCGCGACCGGCTGGTCCGGCCCGGTCAGGCCGAAACTGGCCATCGCGAGCCCCACCAGGACGGTGTTGGCCACCAGCACCCTCCGGTAGCCATGGCGGGTGATCAGCGGGGTCGCGAAACGCTTCATGGCCATGCCGGCCAGCGCGATCGGCAGCATCATGAGTCCCGCC
It includes:
- a CDS encoding M23 family metallopeptidase, whose protein sequence is MINGILAAEELLASRVAYTFRTYPKQITAVIAAALLSAGTLAVASLGPDAADLPVKQVLEATAPLSFAQQSESLENFSFTLFRTDITRSSDTAEALLKRLGISDPAATAFVRGSSEARNALFARAGRTITAEATHENQLKKLSARWIPDGDGGFKRFIIERTPVGFVALTERDTLTPGTRLASGTIRTSLFAATDDSSIPDAVASQLADIFAGDVDVRALRKGDRFAVVYETFEADGQALRSGRVLSAEFESGGKVHQAVWFQPPGQKGSYYRPNGDSLRKAYLSSPVEFSRVSSGFAMRMHPILNSWRQHNGIDFAAPTGTAVRSVGDGTVDFAGTQNGYGNIVIIKHRNNQQTAYAHLSRINVKAGESISQGQTIGAVGSTGWATGPHLHFEFRVNGEYQDPTSIAQEGGAPITASMRPAFERMAVGARTELAAAFSVIQASAD
- a CDS encoding anhydro-N-acetylmuramic acid kinase, giving the protein MAAELFIGLMSGTSLDGVDGVLADFADGRIAVRAYATAPFPAALRTELMALNTPGDNELHRAALAGNGLARIYAGVANQLLADGGIPASQVTALGAHGQTVRHRPTEFDGVGYTLQVNNPSLLAELTGIDVVADFRSRDLAAGGQGAPLVPAFHRALFARADEPVAVLNVGGISNLSLLPAANAPGDPAVLGFDCGPGNALMDHWCQLHTGQPFDRGGQWAASGQVLPDLLARLQADPYFAKAPPKSTGRDLFNPAWLSAGLGPATGAAPADVQATLTEFTASVCAADVVRYGNNSKLLVVCGGGALNDHLLERLRARLPGVEVAASTAHGLPPLQVEAAAFAWLARSTVRREAGNLASVTGARGARVLGAAYPA